In Malus sylvestris chromosome 2, drMalSylv7.2, whole genome shotgun sequence, the genomic stretch GGCATACTGGAGTGGAGATAAAACAAAGGTAATCGATGTAGTTTATTTCGTTATAACTATAAATTtgtgtaataatttttttatttttattttcaggaGGTTGCTGAAAAAAACAAGATTAATCGGCAAAGGAAAACAATGAACCATACTACTAGTACAAAATCTTTTGCAAGAAAGCGACAAGAATATGTATGGATTGTACAATTTGaagaaatgttattttaaatattctatagttgttataaattttaattttaatgaggTTTGCCTAAAATTGTTtgtgtgaaattttatttttggtaaagcGGAAGAAGCATGGGAAAGAAGCCGATCCAGTAACCTTTTTTCGTGAATGTCATACACGAAAAAATGAAacttggattgatgaagaaTCGGAGCGTACAGGGGTAATTTATTTTACTGTGTTAGTATTtcattgttattaatttttattatctatagcttatttttctgttttacgattgaatttttatttttaaaaattgtaatgcTAGGCAACAATGGAGAGCAATATGCAAACTTTGATTCAGTCGGGGCAAGAGGATAATGAAGATCTTAGGACCCAAGTGTATGTTGATACAATGGGTCCTGAGAGGTATAATAGAGTCAGAGGATACGGTCATGGGGTGACTCCTGATATGGTGTCCTATGCATCTTCTTCGTCTTCTACATCAATTTCCTCCAAGAGGTCATCTAATAGTGCAATGGCATTGctgatgactcaaaataatgagttGAAATTGAGGAACGAAGATAACAATAAACGGATTTCGGACCTAGAGAACAAGCAAAGTCAGATGTTTACGTGGCTTTTCCAAAGATTTCAgccacaaccacaaccaccgTATAGCCCGGGAACCCAACAGTTAGGCCAGAGtcagcctcctcctcctcaacaGACGGGTCAAAGTCAGCCAACCCCTGCATATCCATATGCTGGCCATAATCAGCAACCTCCGTATCTTATGTATCCGATGCGTATGCAGCCTACGCCATACATGCAGCAGCCGCCTATGCCATACATGCAGCAGCCTCTCATGCCTTACATGCAGGAGCCGCCTTATCAAGTGCCAATATATCGACTCGAGATGGCTGCTCCTTGTCCTGAATTTCCAGCTGGGGGGTTTGCTGAAATGCTTGCGGGTGTTGGATCTGATGTGGACTTGTCGAGGATGTTGGCATCAAATGTAGGACCTCAAGGATAAGAAGGATCTGTGCCACGTTCAGGAGCAGATTCGGTTCCGTTGTTTATTTGGTTCGCTTTCTTGTCGGTTAAATATGACATTTTAATCGTtctatcttttttgtttttttatgttatgtttGTAATGTCGGATTTAGTAGTTGTTATGACGGATGAGTTTTTGTATATTAAGTGGAACGTTAGATGTACAATATTTGTGTATTTTGGCActatttttattgttaattattttcattaatgtATGTACAATATTTGTGTATTTTGGCActatttttcttgttaattattttcattaatgtTTATTTTGGCCTTGGAATTtagtaatataattatataaattttttctgttacaatgaattgaagacgaatgcagtttgttggttttttttattattattaacaaaGGTGGTGTCGGTTAAGACCGTTATTAGtttgcatattttatttatttaattgttatttgACGTCGGTTTTTGGGATATTAAAttgatttaatattatttcagtGTCGTTTAAAAGCGACAGTAGGATGAATATTTTACAATTAAATTGCTAATGAACGTCGCCTTAAAGCGACATAACCTGTACGTATGCGTCGCTTTAAACCGACGTAAATTTTAGTGTCGCTTTAAAGCGACGCTGTTTAGTGTCGGTTTAAGCCACGAAACTGACGCTAAAGCCCTTTCGTGACGCTATCAATAGTGTCGCTTTGAAAATGCGACATTACATTGTTTTATGTCGGATTTTTGCCAAAATTCCAACAGAAATCGGATTTCTCGTCGGTTTTGGCTCCGACGGTGATAGCATATATTGGAGTAGTGAACCAATGGAAGATTTCTTTCCAACTTGAAGGCTAATCACAATGCGATAAGTGGGGGCACCACATTAAGTGCATTCAATCCCACATTGGATACTTATTCTACCTTCCTTGCAGATTGCTTTGCCAACCCTTCCGAAGGTCTTTACACCAACTTAACTTTACTTGAAGTCCATTGATTTCATGCATTAACAAtttgtatattaatttttagtaAGTAGTATTTTTATTAGTTATTTGTTTGACTTTTCAACTACGTGATACATCAAATAAAATGTAGTATGTAAACTAAAAGTCTTGAATAAAAAATCATCCATTAGGAATACAATCTCATGATTACAAACACAAGAAAAATAACATACAAAGCCTACTTAACATAACTACATCTAAGTAAACGGAAAGATAATGCTTATGAGGACAACACCTTACATTACTTTATGATAAACTTGCACAAAACGACACTCCATCGACATTTGTTTTTTGCAAGAATGTGCTATACATGAAGATCCTGTGACTAACAACATTAGTACTTGGCTATACCAAGATGAATGTAATAAGAGAACTTTCAACAAATAAGAAAATTTCAACTCAATTCAATATAAAATCTTAATATAATTAGTTCAATATTAAACGAGTATAGTACGTGAAGATTACGTACATGTATTATTCAACAACTTTGCTTAAACAATATTTTGAGCAGTTTagccaatttaaaaaaaaatattatttatttatttttatttgttcaatAACATGATAAAAATACTTATAGAATACGTAAATTTTATATGTATTATtgaaaaatgtgtgaaaataatATGTATTAAAAATGACTatgtacatacatatacatatatatatatatatatatattctacatttgagtttaaaaaaaaaagtataatttAACATTATTATACTAGCCTAGTGTGAGGCCACTTAGTtctacggtctagtagtattttttttcacttataagtgagaggtcttaggttcaatttttgccaaaagcgaatttgaaccatattatttatagggagactttggatgcggtccctagttatgaacaatctttgactgaaaccttgttggtttttaatttttgatcaaagtccctgaaattaattaataatttattttcatgtacgttactatattttttaaattaaaaattaaaatttatagttgtttatagtaatgagattttaaataaaaaaccataatttgtgggattaaaaatattaaaatataaatatactattgtgtgtgtgtgtgtaaacatgggtacattcataaaaaataaccaaaaaattattgtatcaaaacatgggtacattcttcaaaatgggtacatttagcaaaaataaaaatgggtacaaataaataaaaaaatatgggtacaatacaaataaactttaaaaaatatgggcacaaaaagaaattaatatatgggtacaaattaaaactgaaaggaaaattggtacaaattaaaaaagggttgcaaattaaaaatgggtacaaactaaaaataaaaataatggttgcaaattaaaaatgggtacaaactaaaaataaaaatatatgataaaaaatttatccataaatataaatatactaattgtaacatttttaatattaaatgaatatatttagaaataaaaaatattttattattgaaataattaatgatattattaatacaaaggaccttgatcaaaaattgaaaagtaataaggttttaatcaatagagtagtaaaaataaggatgaaaacctaattactccttatTTATatctcattgtgaggctaaggcCCTcatctcccttagtgtagataatatcttttgttcaaaaaaaaaaagattaaataaAACGTatgatttaaaaattattaagatgGGTACAGAAgattaaagaattaaaaaaaatatataagtaTGTATATTAATGCGCGTAATGAACAAATTAACTATTTTTGGTTAAAACAGTATGAATCTATATAGACACATCCTTTTTCTAATGCAAGTAGTACTTTGCCACAATGATAGAAATGTGTTAAACCATTGCATGACGACGTGGGTTCGAACCCCACCGataactaatctaacaaaatctataacATCATTTTTCTAATGTAGcatttgacttgaacattgaaaGTCGGAAAATCTCCAATATATAACAGGAAGCACCGATCCATCCCTTTTTCTTTAAgatcataaaattaaacaaactcAACAGTTGGTATTTGATCAAGTAAATTCTTGAAAGATGTTATTTACATCAAAGTTTTCAGAAAGTACCAGAAAATTTGTCATCCTCTAGGTGATAgatttttttcaagtattgagTATTCAAGCGGTACTTCACAtgtcataatatatataaaaggaGGATGAAAATACCCGCTTGAATAATggacactttaaaaaaaattccttacAAGCAGTGGCATGCATGCACACCTAATGCCCAATATTATAATGTACATATAGTAGATACATAGATATTTAATTGGTTAAACAAGGTTGCCTCCACTTAATCTTGGGAGACAAAATGTATAGGGAGCTTCAATCTGGTTTATTAAGTAGAGGGAAACAATCCCGTCTTGGAAACTGTATATTTCCCCAACTCTCTTCTcctttctttctcattttttttttctttgggatgaatgagaaagaaaaataatggaaaaacaaacaaacaaggaaCGGAAATTAACAAGTTTTGGTAATGGGGATTAGGCGGTGTGCAattccaaccgttggatcatgTTGGAAAGAGGCACATAGGGTTCCCAATTTATGGGTTGTAAAGAATTTTAGCTACTTGGGTGGGGGAGATACAATGGGATGTTTGTCTACATTACCCATAATAAAGATATATTGATCTACTACTTGTTATATTGGGATTTTAAAAACTCAGTTGAATcacatttatattttatatgtttttggGGACACCCTTGAAAATGTTGCATCTTATGTCTCTCAGGGTTAGATCTGGGTCCTCTGGGACATGGTGCATGCCTGCCTAATGACCACTCTAACAAGTTGAATTTTTTGTAAACTAGTGAGGTTGAATATTATTAACTTGACTTGGGGGAAATATGGTTGTATGAACAAAATGCATAAGGTAATGAAGGTCAAGCAGCAAAAAAGGTTCACTGCCTTTTCTTggcatacaaaataaaaaagaagacttTGAAATTTGAAGTTCATTGCATGTCAACGTCCTCAAAAAGGCACAACACATGCAAAGTAGTAGTCATAACCCACCAAAAGTCCCCAAATTAACGTGTAAAAAGGAATTGAACAAGCTATTGCTATATATTAGAATGAAGTGGTAAATTAATTTGAACCCTTACGAATTAGAAATACTCTAATATACCAATTATAACCGACTCGTTGGAATGATATATTACTTAGTGGAAAAGTCAGACTTATAAAGGATGAAGGGCCTTTCCTGAAGTGTAAAGAGAATTGGGATTGAAGGAGAAGGCGGAACTTAGTAGAAGAGAAGGCCATGTAGCCTCCTGGTCTTTAGGTGACTCTAACAATGGAGACTGACTTTTATGACATAAGTACATCGCCATTGATACTACGGTCATTTTAGTTAGTTTGTTTCTTTTTAACTATGCCAATACTCTTGTAGTAGATCATTTTgtaatttccttttatttcctagAATAACTTAGGACAAAACTCGTATTCAAAATCCAAATCCATAAAGGATAAAAAAGGATTAAAGATATATACCGATTATCTACTATAAATCAACTTGATGATTAAATTAGAAAACCTACTGCTAATTATATATTAACCTTCCTCAAAAGGAATGTATATACCTGTTGACCGAAAAGAATAAGAAAGAAATACCAAAGCGATGCATGTTATCTGAACTTTAACTAGAAGTGTAGGGCCATGCTACAACTGCCATGCATCCTCCTCAATTAAAAACCAACCACTTCATATCTGATACATATATGCTTGACCCATCAATGTCTGAGATACTCAGGTCATGTATCATATGCACGTCTCTACTTCTTTTAAGTTATATATTATTCTACCTCCATAATTCGAAGGGTTTATTGAGCGAAGTTCATCAAAAGATCACAATTaaagatatcaaagatctgggCAGGAACATCTGAATCATGAATTAAGTCGATCCCATTATCCCAACACACACAGTGTGTTCTGAGCTTTACGATTACCACTGGTAAATATACGTGTTTTACCAAAGGTAAAACTGGGCGGGTAAACTAGTTATCCATTCAAAATTTCCTAATGCATGCAACTAATAAATTAGAATAGCTAGGCATGCAGATCCAAGACATGTCTTGCAGTACTCTTTCCCAGTTCCTGTATATTTAACCCATGTGAAAATTATTTTGGAGTCCTGGCTTAGTCGTAATTAACTACAACAGCATTGATAAGATAGTGTTAAGAAAGAAGACGATGAGGCATTCTCTGATGTAAATATAATAATGGATGATTGAAAAGCCTGATAACACATACGATATCCATTTTTGTTAAACAGTCATAACTTATATATAGTACTTTTTGCCGGCAAGAGCATGTAACCCTAGCTATAGCTAGCTAGGAGGAATTCTGTGAGGCCCTACTGGTTTCTTGACTGCAATAACTTCCCACATGTATATTGGTGGAATGGATTGAAAGAGCTAGAGAAGTATATATATTAGTTTTAAAGCACAGCtcgaaaagaaaggaaaaagcaacaaaattaggttttcatatatatatatatatatgatatatgttttgaaGATCTCAGTTATGAGAGGGAGGGTGTGTCTTTGGGGGTGAGTAGTCCAGATTAAACCCAGGTTGCTTCTGAACTCTACGCTTATTGCGGGGCACACGCCATGAAACTGAAACGAACGACGACTTATCATGCCTTGAAGTTATTGGGTGATCAACAGAAGCACCTGAGGCTGAGGCCGATCCTTTTGTATTTTTTCTTGATTTGGCCTTCAAATCATCATTGGTCTTTGTTTGCTTGGGCTCCTTAGTATTAATACTATCACTTTGAGTCTGTAGTACTGTGCTTTCTCCTTTTTCCACATGATCAAGTGATGGCTTTGATGAGAAAGACTTCATCATTGGCACAACTGGAATGCTATGATCGGAACCCCTTGCTTTAGTACTCTGCACAATACCATAAAGCTATAGTTAATTAAGTAGTTAGCTGGCTTGGTATAAATTCATCCAATCTTTTGGATGTGGAGTGCTGATTAGTTGCTTACAAGAACCAATCTATAGTATCTGGTACACCGCCAATATAATGAAATAACAACCAAAATCAACTCAGTACGTGTTAATAATATATCCACGCTATCAGGTTTTGTAAATTGATACCAATGTCAAACATTATTTCCCAATCAACTATTTATGTTGTACACAACTCAAATTTGAAAACCGATCTAAGAAAAACTATTTAACAAAATATGCGCCATATATTACCTTCTTGATGATGTGAAATTTGTTGTCGGACTTCTTCTGAACCGCACCAAGACGCCCGGCATTGCATGCATGCAAAGAAAGAcatagaagaaaaaggagaagaataCGATGATGAGCAGTACTGGTTGACATATTAATTGAGAAGCACAGACTATATTCTTTTTCGAATGCTGCAGATATATAGAGATATTGGAGACGAAAGTAGGCTCAGCAATGGGGTGTTTGAAGTACTATGGTAGCTGGTCGTCGATGTGATATATGTAGGGGGGGGAGAGATAAATAGAATGAGAGAATTAAATGCAGGTATTTGATATCGGAAGAGATTTAAGAGGTTGGTAGGTCTAGAAAGCACAAGAACATGGAGGTGTATGGGTGGGGActaaggaggaggagaaagggaaatgaagaTATGGGTGCTCTCCCCTTTTGTCCTTTCCCCCTTCTCTCAAATTTCAACTGTGTTGGGTCCCAAGACACACCCACCAGAAGAAAGAGGTGCAACTCACTCCCTTCTTCAAAATATATGCATGGGGGCCTGGCcttgggaggagagagagatttaacTAAAGTCCTTTTAGTTGAAGTAAATAAGTAAACCAGATGTAATATACAATAGAAAAGTGGGACTGCATGCACAAGATGTGAAACAAATAACAGGATCAAGAAAGCTAGTGTCTACCGTCAGCCTAATTTCTTACCTGAGAAATACTAgatagattaaatttgtagactaaatttgcaatctaaataatgtgtcatcaataaaaaaataaacactttaatcaacaattaagtaataatccaatcataaacttttatgtcatttagtttataaaatttaatccaCATATTTAGCCTCCCTAATATTACCCTTTCTTACACCGAGGCAAACTCCAATGTTCCATGTCTTTTGAGTTATACGTAGACTAGTCATACCATTTGCATGTTGTGTGTGTCCTTGTTCCTAGCCCCTTGCTGTGTTTTTACCCTCTTGGATTTGGGACAACTTAATAACCAAGTAATTGaatttcttttaattaactACAACTTAACTATGAGCGTTATAAGAGAAATTAATCATCAAATCACGGTAGACATGTACGTACGTACGATTAACATCCTTGCTAATATGTTGTGATGGTATGTCCTTAATTTGTTAACAAGCAATGAAGCAATTTTAGAAGAATGAGAAAGTTTCTTCTTTTGAAAttgatgcatgcatgttgaaGGGATAAATTCTTATAAGCAAATGAATTATGCAACAGCCTATGTAATCCCATTCTTATAACCTCACTTTCGTCTATTATTTTGGATAATAACTCAAACATTAAAACTTACCATATATATGTGTTGATCTATATATTATCAACCACCTACACATAATACGCGTGTAAAATCGAACATTTGCATGTTCAAGTTGAATTTAGGTTGTGAACCTCGAGCTCGAACTTAGtcaatttgtttggttttgaaaCTTTTCAGTACAAATGCTTATCCCTGTACTGTTCAAAGGCCGGTTTGAATTTGAACAGtcttgtgtgtgtatataaagGTTTAAACCCATCTCAGTCATGACCCCACTGATTTTAGCAGAGGCGTATGGTTTTAGGAATTACTGTAATGGTGAGGCTTTCTACAATTACGCTCAGTCTGTTCTAAACTTGAGTGCCGGCCAGAGAGGCtagtttttaaaaattcatgatTAATTAATGGAAGTTTAGGGATTAATTATGGGGCTAGCCTATATAGCCTATACATGTGGACTGAATCCATGCTTTTAAGGAAGCTGTTTGGGTGAGCACTTCATGATGGTGATTAATTAGTTGATTAgcatccttacaaaatattagctaaattgttgagacatctaatttaatttaaagaaATTGATGAACATTATGTTTTAAGAAACATTAAATTTTTATCATGacaattaaataagcaaatggTTTCGAATTGAATTGATTTTTGTAAGGATGTTCTATGAATAGAGACTTACAAAAAATACGGCTTAAATTATTAAAGTTTAATGTGGAGTGGTCCCATAACTAAttcctatatatattttttaaatgggTTACTTCTCTTAAGGGgcataatacacacacacacacacacacacacaaaagagggatccccatttttcaaaaaaaaagaggcactctcttgaccgttagatttggctttaatgaaattgtgtggtctgtgatttaatctcaaccacacaaatTAATTAAAGCCAATCAAACGGTCAAGAGGGTGTCCCCATTTTcgaagcttcgtaactcaatcgtttcttaaccaaattcgacccataatatatcaaaatgaagattggaaagtgtagaacaagattatatctatttgaAAGCCTAATGGTTGCCAAAAATGGttagaaaatagcctgaaagatGACTGATCTGCAGGAAAACAGGAAAACTTGCCGGAAAccgggtaaactttaaacgttcataacttcttcaatactcaacgaaatcgagtgattcaaaaatgaaaatcatacttctcaacaagatgaagagaatggtacatttCTCGACAGCTAATTCACCGTGGTTAGGCTAGAACATTGCTCAAAAGTGGCTAACTTGAGAATAAGAcaaccactttcgagccgttttcttGCCAAACCACAGCGATTTAGCTGTcaagaaaggtaccattctcttcgtctcgtcaagaaaGGTACCACATGGAgatttgtgatgcatcatttgcgtgcaatgaaatttacatgtctacactCTTACACTATAGCTACATGGTCTGGAGGAGAAAAATTTGAAGTGGATGAAGGCAGAGGTAATATATTTGTGGTGGATTTGAATGGGTGCACTTGCTCATGTAGAAGATGGGATTTGATAGGCTTTTCTTGCAGACATGGTTGCTTGGCCATCTATTATGCAAGGAGACAGCCGGAGGAATTTGTTTCCTCTTGGTACAAGAAGGAGAAGTACTTTGAAGCTTATGAAAAACTTTATTCAACCCGTCTAAGGCATGAAATATGGGTGATGAAAATGAATTCAAGTTAAGCaagagtttcacctaatcgttatgaacttatattcacaagtagtaaaggttgctcatcacaaccgtgttaagtaaattcttggcataagtttcatgcaattcatagttacaagtgtttcgtcaatgcttatgatttttatagaacttaatgattcttgcttgtatctctattatgcaattcatgtagggaacttgtggggaatgctttgggttgttgtatgcaatcatccaattcaatgaaattaggaaaatctgaaggttaattagtgcaattcacatttaatctggggcgttgagaatttgtagtttattgaaaagcaactggaaatcgttttgtttgcaagtgtgtcatgtgtggagaagaacctcctagctagccttccatccattcaatctactcaaattcgtgcagatttcattagttctttaatttacttgttttgttttcaaattcgtcaaaaccaaaactccttttaccttgttgagtcatattagttagaaactgatttagtttgtgtttttaagtatttcaaaccaagttaaaaccaaaattcgtccaaaagtgtgtttagagtccaaatctgcccagtttatgtttttaggcagatttgagcgtttttagcttgttttgagttctttgagtttgttttgaattctttgagtctagtttagtgtttttaactttgtttatatgtttttaagtcagtttagaggttattagcaagccctcctaatccccggtccagaacgatccctacttacattctttactacaattgatacaagagggtttaatttgtgtgttaagttaattttcacaccaaatttttggcgccgttgctggggattaacaactttgctaatcccttgttatttctttttgtatattttcgtgtcttctgtttttagttactgactttgtttctgtttgtgttttttttttttttttttttgttttacttttgatatttgatttagttttgtttccttgatttcaggtactagagaagtaagacatgaattttgctaccattcaagctcaattggcgaaacttacttctcaattgtcacaatatgtcgaaaggaccacaatgcaaagtgtccctacatatggtgtgtcctatgggcaaggatacccaactcatcaatgttctcaattcgctgtgaatgaagatgcttggggttatcaaggccatagccaatcatgggacaacatgttttccaacgcttacaattcgaattagagagattattcagattgcatgtggggagaacctcaacaattctaacaacatggatattggcagcaagaagaggagttctattcaaaacctatgcagccaccacaacctcctccacaacaattccaatcaaattcaagtatgcctatgagttatgatgaaattcttATTGTACTAACCTCTTTGACGCAGGGCTCACAATAAGAAGAATATTTGCCGCCATCGGATGAGttctatcactggccatatgaaccatcacagccaccacaacaatctgcccaattcaattcaggtacgtctttggataatgatatgtttaataagttactcacctctttgaaccaggaagtagaaaattgaaacaaagagatgcaaaatcaagccaagaagacgggttggagaagcaaattgggcaaattatggagttcatggcacaaattcaaaaacaaagtgaactctccaactcaactattgaaaatttgaaggaagattttgaaatccatgatgctatcactttgggaagtgctatggaggttggaggtgaacccaagacatccaacccaagccaaaacatggatgaacaactgctgcttgaagaagatgagaataacaaggccaccgcaagggaagaaccacccttgccacAGCCCCATATGCCCTTTATGTCGtcaactacaaccaaggtaagcctaaattcaatttgtcctgaccccgtttcaccaaatatccttattccttgcacgatcatgcaatccaaggaagaagagggtgagaaaggcatcttcaaaacctttccaaagaatcaagagcaagaagtggatgaggaatgtct encodes the following:
- the LOC126604752 gene encoding root meristem growth factor 10-like yields the protein MSTSTAHHRILLLFLLCLSLHACNAGRLGAVQKKSDNKFHIIKKSTKARGSDHSIPVVPMMKSFSSKPSLDHVEKGESTVLQTQSDSINTKEPKQTKTNDDLKAKSRKNTKGSASASGASVDHPITSRHDKSSFVSVSWRVPRNKRRVQKQPGFNLDYSPPKTHPPSHN